From the Leptospira sp. WS60.C2 genome, one window contains:
- the hemC gene encoding hydroxymethylbilane synthase, producing MDGKIYLSETIKIGGRASLLSRIQVHTVTNTLKEKNPSNQFETVFRESSGDKDLTTPLWQFAGQGIFTKDLQEDLLAKKVDIVIHSFKDMDLKDRKDTTLIPILPREDVRDVLLFKKNKWIHLPNEITILTSSPRREYHIKEFLKNYFPTPINQFEIKIESVRGNIQTRLRKYLEHDSGGILVAKAALDRILSFEDPENHLPELAEVKQVIRDTLNLSLFMVLPSSVFPSAPAQGALCAEIRKEDKHLEAMLMEITDSETKFTALEEREILSRYGGGCHQKIGVTVLKREYGKVTFIRGMTDEGVVLQTKELSESPNLFFSKEEVWPPNAKMAARQRERLTYSIPKDVDVFVSRGYAFPLDLSVNPSNQILWSAGLSTWKDLALRGFWVNGTCDGLGESEPPEIDTILGRKTKFVKLTHMDSDKHSSVYPVIPTYFVSAPEIPIPFDTSKIKAAYWRSGSEFDIVTKRFPELLDVIHFVGPGSTFRKIKHTLGEERSKNKVFVSLSFESWLEKHIKP from the coding sequence ATGGATGGGAAGATTTACTTGTCTGAAACAATCAAAATAGGCGGTAGAGCTTCCCTACTCTCTCGCATACAAGTTCACACTGTAACGAATACTTTAAAAGAAAAAAATCCATCGAACCAATTCGAAACTGTGTTTAGAGAATCCTCTGGTGACAAAGATCTAACAACACCACTTTGGCAATTTGCAGGCCAAGGTATTTTCACAAAAGACTTACAAGAAGACCTTCTCGCTAAAAAAGTGGATATCGTGATCCATTCCTTTAAAGATATGGATCTAAAAGATAGAAAAGACACAACGCTCATTCCCATCTTACCAAGAGAAGATGTGAGAGATGTATTACTTTTCAAAAAGAACAAATGGATTCATTTACCAAATGAAATCACCATCCTCACCTCTTCTCCCAGAAGAGAGTATCACATCAAAGAATTTTTAAAAAATTACTTCCCGACTCCCATCAATCAATTTGAAATCAAAATCGAATCGGTTAGAGGGAATATCCAAACAAGACTTCGCAAATATCTGGAGCACGATTCAGGTGGGATCTTAGTCGCCAAAGCCGCGTTAGATCGGATTCTGAGTTTTGAAGATCCAGAAAATCATTTGCCCGAACTGGCAGAAGTCAAACAAGTCATCCGAGATACGTTAAATCTTTCTCTTTTTATGGTATTACCTTCCTCTGTCTTCCCAAGCGCACCCGCACAAGGTGCGTTATGTGCAGAAATTAGAAAAGAGGACAAACATCTCGAAGCCATGTTGATGGAAATCACAGATTCAGAAACAAAATTTACGGCATTAGAAGAGAGAGAAATTTTATCTCGATACGGCGGCGGTTGCCACCAAAAAATTGGAGTTACCGTTTTAAAAAGAGAGTATGGAAAAGTAACTTTCATTCGAGGGATGACCGATGAGGGAGTGGTTTTACAAACCAAAGAACTTTCCGAAAGTCCAAATCTATTTTTTTCTAAAGAAGAAGTTTGGCCACCGAACGCAAAAATGGCGGCAAGACAAAGAGAACGACTCACCTATTCGATTCCGAAGGATGTAGACGTCTTTGTTTCAAGAGGGTATGCGTTTCCATTGGATTTGTCAGTAAACCCAAGTAACCAAATCCTATGGTCTGCAGGACTTTCCACATGGAAAGACCTAGCTCTCAGAGGATTTTGGGTGAATGGCACTTGTGATGGCCTCGGAGAAAGTGAACCACCTGAGATTGATACCATCTTAGGAAGAAAAACAAAATTTGTGAAACTAACCCATATGGATTCTGATAAACATTCAAGTGTATATCCTGTGATACCCACTTACTTTGTTTCTGCTCCTGAAATTCCCATCCCATTCGATACTTCCAAAATTAAAGCAGCCTACTGGCGGAGTGGATCTGAATTTGATATCGTCACCAAACGATTTCCAGAATTATTAGATGTCATTCATTTTGTGGGACCAGGTTCCACATTCAGAAAAATCAAACATACGC
- a CDS encoding glutamyl-tRNA reductase: MWSNLILLHSTDAISKVLDDSRIEVWQTCQRTLGFTDKRIFPIEDKERFLDGWEVYHGYDAYRFLLEVVSGLRSKLFGESEIQAQFRDRFREENSCGSHFAVSLLRLRDQILEHTKQIRSKYLIGIGRQTYGSVTESYLQNHKEVTLLGTGKLVDSILPYLVSKKKDVRLIGRNQNRLKELSRLYPITTYHWEDYTPGNEAIVIASSFLPFHWDEMIRSASLILDFREHSDGNPGYKHYIPLSQILGDLQETDEQIQTIKMDLQFFLTELTREREEEQLHIMNGWEDLLV, translated from the coding sequence ATGTGGTCAAACCTGATTCTACTCCATTCTACTGATGCAATCTCTAAAGTCTTAGACGATTCTCGTATTGAAGTGTGGCAAACTTGCCAAAGGACACTTGGGTTTACTGACAAACGGATTTTTCCCATCGAAGATAAGGAACGGTTTTTGGATGGATGGGAAGTGTATCATGGATATGATGCCTATCGTTTTTTATTGGAAGTGGTATCAGGTCTACGATCCAAACTCTTCGGAGAATCGGAAATCCAAGCCCAGTTTCGTGACAGATTTCGCGAAGAAAACTCTTGTGGTTCTCACTTTGCTGTGTCACTTTTGCGCCTGCGAGACCAAATATTAGAACATACAAAACAAATTCGTTCCAAGTATCTTATTGGTATTGGAAGACAAACCTACGGTAGTGTCACTGAGTCCTATCTACAAAACCACAAGGAAGTCACACTTCTCGGAACAGGAAAACTCGTGGATTCTATTTTACCATATTTGGTTTCCAAAAAGAAAGACGTTCGATTGATTGGAAGAAACCAAAACCGTTTAAAAGAACTAAGTAGGCTCTATCCCATTACCACCTATCACTGGGAAGACTATACTCCTGGGAACGAAGCGATCGTCATTGCTTCCAGCTTTCTTCCTTTTCATTGGGATGAAATGATTCGTTCTGCTTCTCTCATACTTGATTTTAGAGAACATTCGGACGGAAATCCAGGTTACAAGCATTACATTCCTCTTTCGCAAATTCTAGGAGATTTGCAAGAAACCGACGAACAAATCCAAACGATAAAAATGGATCTTCAATTCTTCCTGACTGAACTCACAAGAGAACGCGAAGAAGAACAATTACACATCATGAATGGATGGGAAGATTTACTTGTCTGA
- the msrB gene encoding peptide-methionine (R)-S-oxide reductase MsrB has product MEQQNWKETLTPLQYQVTREKGTERPFTGEYYAHKEKGTYLCVCCGETLFSSETKYDSGSGWPSYYEPVRKEAIATETDKSHGMVRTEIMCQNCGAHLGHVFPDGPKPTGLRYCVNSASLKFQKAE; this is encoded by the coding sequence ATGGAACAACAAAACTGGAAAGAAACGTTAACTCCCTTACAATACCAAGTGACACGTGAAAAAGGCACCGAACGGCCGTTCACTGGAGAATACTATGCTCATAAAGAGAAGGGCACCTATCTCTGTGTGTGTTGTGGAGAAACATTGTTTTCTTCGGAAACAAAATATGATTCAGGAAGTGGTTGGCCTAGTTACTACGAACCGGTTCGAAAAGAAGCCATCGCAACAGAAACAGACAAATCGCACGGCATGGTGAGAACCGAAATTATGTGCCAGAATTGTGGAGCTCACTTGGGTCACGTATTCCCTGATGGTCCAAAACCAACAGGCCTACGTTACTGCGTGAATTCCGCCTCTCTTAAATTCCAAAAAGCGGAATAA
- a CDS encoding bifunctional precorrin-2 dehydrogenase/sirohydrochlorin ferrochelatase, with the protein MSFKKYPIFLNLEGKNILIVGGGGACLEKLMGLEFTGAKIHIISLSFSEEVKSFLEKYPNIQSEERAVREDDLDNRDIIFLATSDSETNKTYRSLAKRKGIWVNSVDDPKNCDFYSSSTVTVGPVQFAISTDGMFAGVSSSLRKLFEETIPIEDHELLETLFVMRRNLKEILPNAEERKKVLKEIIQKLNAEYFHKS; encoded by the coding sequence ATGTCTTTTAAAAAATACCCAATCTTTCTGAATTTAGAAGGAAAAAACATACTGATTGTTGGTGGTGGTGGAGCATGTTTAGAAAAATTAATGGGTCTCGAATTCACCGGAGCCAAGATTCACATCATCTCACTCTCGTTTAGCGAGGAAGTAAAATCCTTCTTAGAAAAATATCCCAACATTCAATCTGAAGAAAGAGCCGTAAGAGAAGATGATCTCGACAACCGAGATATTATCTTTTTAGCAACCAGTGATTCCGAAACCAACAAAACCTATCGAAGTCTCGCCAAACGTAAGGGCATTTGGGTTAATTCTGTCGATGATCCGAAAAACTGTGATTTTTATTCTTCCTCTACTGTCACAGTAGGTCCCGTACAATTTGCCATCTCTACGGATGGGATGTTTGCTGGAGTTTCCTCTAGTTTACGAAAACTCTTTGAAGAAACAATTCCAATAGAAGATCATGAACTTTTGGAAACTCTCTTTGTCATGAGGCGAAACCTAAAAGAGATTTTACCAAATGCAGAAGAAAGAAAAAAAGTTCTAAAAGAAATCATTCAAAAATTGAATGCGGAATACTTTCACAAATCGTAA
- the cobA gene encoding uroporphyrinogen-III C-methyltransferase has translation MSSNKTEQGFVSFVSGGPGPIDLLTLRGKSRIETAEVILYDALLDASFLEIFPESAQILYVGKRAKEHYRTQDEINSLLVHYASQGKRVVRLKGGDASIFGRLSEEIQSLSASGIPYEVIPGVSSVTTGASDLGISLTVRGLSRQIIILDGHTILEEERSWIGMENFPGTIVILMGSQKTKELAERLIRKGVKPSTPIVLLENAGSSQATYTTSTLDKTMLEGIEKKTKGPGILYVGEAVRPLLLGEKTSEETIPQNTTTTSQNVF, from the coding sequence ATGTCCTCCAATAAGACGGAACAAGGATTTGTGAGTTTTGTCAGTGGTGGCCCAGGCCCCATCGACCTATTGACGCTTCGTGGCAAGTCTCGCATCGAAACGGCCGAGGTCATTTTGTATGATGCCCTCCTAGATGCTAGTTTTTTAGAGATTTTCCCAGAATCAGCGCAAATCCTTTACGTGGGCAAACGAGCCAAAGAACACTACCGCACCCAGGACGAAATCAATTCCCTTCTCGTTCACTATGCAAGCCAAGGCAAACGAGTGGTTCGTTTAAAAGGCGGAGACGCCTCCATTTTTGGAAGACTCTCAGAAGAAATCCAATCCCTATCTGCATCGGGCATTCCGTATGAAGTGATACCAGGTGTGAGCTCTGTCACTACAGGGGCATCGGATCTTGGAATCTCTCTCACGGTTCGCGGGCTTTCCCGCCAAATCATCATCTTGGATGGACACACGATTTTGGAAGAAGAGCGCAGTTGGATTGGGATGGAAAATTTTCCAGGCACCATTGTCATCCTTATGGGTAGCCAAAAAACAAAAGAACTCGCAGAAAGACTGATCCGAAAAGGTGTGAAACCTTCCACACCGATTGTTTTACTTGAAAATGCAGGAAGTTCGCAGGCGACCTACACAACATCCACTCTCGACAAAACAATGTTAGAAGGAATCGAGAAAAAAACAAAAGGACCAGGAATCTTGTATGTGGGAGAGGCAGTTCGTCCTCTTTTGTTAGGTGAAAAAACTTCAGAAGAAACTATTCCTCAAAACACAACAACAACTTCCCAAAATGTCTTTTAA
- a CDS encoding sulfite reductase flavoprotein subunit alpha, with translation MLSDEKRNRFLQLLKESTKDEWVWMSGYLSALTQASIGGSSVDVSLTPPVSISSSDSSNGNLKAAPLQCSVVYGTETGNSKKLGTELVKKLKELGVQVKLKSTDTYKAKDLKEEEYLFVIVSTHGDGEPPQAAKPFLQILSETKENLSKVKFAVLGLGDTSYPLFCQTGVDVDSMLEKLGAERIHSLGKCDVDFDQVAKPWMTELISKLNTISKTATTQVSKQTQSPVSKPSAGGKIVYEGTVVTNLVLNDVGATKSTRHIEIKSTVPIEYLPGDSAGFLAYNRDEEVDRVLGLLQTDKETRVSYKGETWMLYDLLRKKVSIRFLPDRVIQKYATLSKKEIPSGKLDLDVLLTLYPSDTKLEVQSLVDILEPIVPRYYSIASSPSAHGEDEVHLTVAEVEIETFTGIKSGFCSGFLASLKEGDTVPFFIQRNNSFRLPSPDTDIIMIGPGTGIAPFRSFLFEREQSGGNGRNWLFFGERNFVSDFYYQTELLELMDTGVLHKLNTAFSRDTKQKVYVQDRMGENAQELLKWIENGAIIYVCGSKDPMSKDVDRKLIEILSERTFDTDKETSEYLKELEESGRYIKDVY, from the coding sequence ATGTTATCCGATGAGAAACGCAATCGATTTTTACAGTTACTAAAAGAATCCACGAAGGACGAATGGGTCTGGATGTCGGGTTATCTGTCGGCACTGACTCAGGCAAGCATCGGCGGCAGCAGTGTGGATGTTTCCCTCACTCCCCCTGTGAGCATCTCCTCCAGTGATTCTTCGAATGGGAATCTAAAGGCGGCTCCCCTCCAATGTAGCGTTGTGTACGGAACTGAAACGGGAAATTCCAAAAAATTAGGAACCGAACTTGTTAAAAAATTAAAAGAACTCGGTGTGCAGGTCAAACTCAAGAGCACTGACACTTACAAAGCAAAAGACCTCAAAGAAGAGGAGTATTTGTTTGTGATTGTTTCCACTCATGGAGATGGAGAACCACCGCAAGCCGCAAAACCTTTCCTTCAAATTTTATCCGAAACCAAAGAGAATTTATCGAAAGTTAAGTTCGCAGTACTCGGATTAGGTGATACAAGTTATCCACTATTTTGCCAAACGGGAGTGGATGTTGACTCGATGTTAGAGAAATTGGGAGCAGAAAGAATCCATTCTCTTGGCAAATGTGATGTCGATTTTGACCAAGTGGCAAAACCTTGGATGACAGAACTCATCTCCAAACTCAATACAATTTCAAAAACTGCCACAACGCAAGTTTCCAAACAAACGCAAAGTCCAGTTTCCAAACCAAGTGCCGGTGGTAAGATTGTCTACGAAGGAACAGTTGTCACCAATCTTGTGTTAAATGATGTTGGTGCTACGAAATCCACAAGACATATTGAAATCAAATCAACTGTTCCGATTGAGTATCTACCGGGAGACAGCGCTGGATTTTTAGCTTACAACCGAGACGAAGAAGTGGATCGAGTTCTTGGATTATTACAAACTGACAAAGAAACAAGAGTTTCCTACAAAGGGGAAACTTGGATGTTGTATGATTTGCTTCGCAAAAAAGTATCCATTCGTTTTTTGCCAGATCGAGTGATCCAAAAATACGCTACTCTTTCCAAAAAGGAAATTCCTTCTGGAAAATTGGATTTGGATGTATTGTTAACACTTTATCCTTCTGATACAAAATTAGAAGTGCAAAGCCTGGTAGATATTTTAGAGCCCATTGTACCAAGATATTATTCCATTGCATCCAGTCCTTCGGCACATGGGGAAGATGAAGTTCATCTAACAGTCGCAGAAGTAGAGATTGAAACTTTTACGGGAATTAAATCAGGCTTTTGTTCTGGTTTTTTAGCTTCTTTGAAAGAAGGGGATACGGTTCCGTTTTTTATCCAACGAAACAATTCCTTCCGATTGCCAAGTCCTGATACGGATATCATTATGATTGGACCGGGAACAGGAATTGCACCCTTTCGCAGTTTTTTATTTGAAAGAGAACAGTCGGGTGGAAATGGAAGGAACTGGTTGTTCTTTGGAGAAAGAAACTTTGTCTCCGATTTCTATTACCAAACTGAGCTTTTGGAACTGATGGACACTGGAGTATTACATAAATTGAATACGGCATTTTCTCGTGACACAAAACAAAAAGTGTATGTGCAAGATCGTATGGGAGAAAATGCACAAGAACTACTCAAGTGGATTGAAAATGGTGCCATCATTTATGTTTGTGGGTCGAAAGATCCCATGAGTAAAGATGTGGATCGCAAATTGATCGAAATTTTATCCGAAAGAACTTTTGACACAGACAAAGAAACTTCCGAGTATTTAAAAGAATTGGAAGAGTCTGGCCGTTACATCAAGGACGTATACTGA
- a CDS encoding NADPH-dependent assimilatory sulfite reductase hemoprotein subunit, producing MAEAKKETHAETVKRVSRGLRGTLAESLKDEHTGSLRPDDQLLLKFHGMYQQDDRDRRDERALKKLERLYSFMIRLRIPGGMIGPVHWEALHNVAGENSTGTIKITTRQTVQLHGILKSKIKPTIKAFDSVFLDSIAACGDVNRNVTCTSNPATSPLHKEVFSYAGEISRSLLPKTRAYYEIWLDENLLAEKEEPEDPLYKDVYLPRKFKIAIAIPPYNDVDIFTNDIGLIAIIENGQLLGFNVSVGGGLGTTHGNPDTYPRVGTVFGFIPKKDILKVVYEIVTVQRDFGNREDRKLSRLKYTLDRLGVEFYKREVEKRAGISFEPTKEFQFTQRSDDFGWKQDAAGNWHYTVFVENGRVCDEHGYNLKTALLEVSKTRRATFRFTCNQNLILSDIFPKDKDLIESILVKFGVHRKTGEVSPIRKNSMACVALNTCSLALAEGQRYLPSLIDKIEPILSKHGIADEPISIRMTGCPNGCARPYISEIGLVGTSYGKYNLHLGADAEGYRLNRKYKEDLEESAILQELDGLFGKFAKERNGNESFGDYINRIGILK from the coding sequence ATGGCAGAAGCAAAAAAAGAAACACACGCAGAAACAGTTAAACGAGTGAGCCGTGGACTTCGCGGAACACTGGCGGAAAGTTTAAAAGATGAACACACTGGTTCCCTTCGCCCTGATGACCAATTATTACTTAAGTTCCATGGGATGTACCAACAAGATGATCGTGACAGACGAGATGAACGTGCGTTAAAAAAATTAGAACGTTTATATTCATTCATGATACGACTTCGTATCCCTGGCGGAATGATTGGACCTGTCCATTGGGAAGCCCTCCATAATGTCGCTGGAGAAAATTCCACAGGAACCATCAAAATCACAACCAGACAAACTGTGCAATTGCATGGAATTTTAAAATCGAAAATCAAACCAACCATCAAAGCCTTTGATTCCGTATTTTTGGATTCGATAGCGGCCTGTGGAGATGTGAATCGTAACGTAACTTGCACCTCCAATCCTGCGACAAGCCCTCTCCACAAAGAAGTATTTTCTTATGCGGGGGAGATTAGTCGCTCGTTACTTCCCAAAACAAGAGCTTACTATGAAATTTGGTTAGATGAAAATCTTTTGGCAGAAAAGGAAGAACCAGAAGATCCATTGTACAAAGATGTCTATCTTCCTCGTAAATTCAAAATCGCAATTGCGATCCCACCTTACAATGATGTGGATATCTTTACCAATGACATTGGACTTATTGCCATCATTGAAAATGGACAACTTTTAGGATTCAATGTATCGGTTGGTGGTGGGCTTGGAACTACGCATGGCAATCCAGACACCTATCCCAGAGTTGGGACTGTGTTTGGTTTTATTCCCAAAAAAGACATCTTAAAAGTTGTTTATGAAATTGTTACTGTCCAAAGAGACTTTGGAAACAGAGAAGATCGTAAGCTTTCTCGTTTGAAATACACCTTAGATAGATTAGGTGTGGAATTTTACAAACGAGAAGTGGAAAAAAGAGCAGGCATTAGTTTTGAACCGACGAAAGAGTTCCAATTCACACAAAGATCTGATGATTTTGGTTGGAAACAAGATGCAGCAGGCAACTGGCACTATACTGTGTTTGTGGAAAATGGTCGTGTTTGTGACGAACATGGTTACAATCTGAAAACAGCACTTTTAGAAGTATCCAAAACAAGACGTGCCACGTTTCGATTTACTTGTAACCAAAATTTGATTTTATCTGATATCTTTCCGAAAGATAAGGATTTGATTGAGTCGATTCTCGTGAAGTTTGGCGTTCACAGAAAAACAGGAGAGGTTTCTCCCATTCGCAAAAATTCCATGGCTTGTGTTGCATTAAACACTTGTTCCTTGGCACTTGCAGAAGGACAAAGATATCTACCAAGCTTGATCGATAAAATTGAACCTATTCTTTCCAAACATGGAATTGCTGATGAACCAATTTCGATTCGGATGACCGGTTGTCCCAATGGGTGTGCGAGACCTTACATTTCAGAGATTGGACTTGTAGGTACTTCCTATGGAAAATACAATCTTCATTTGGGGGCGGATGCGGAAGGATACCGACTCAATCGAAAATACAAAGAAGATTTGGAGGAATCGGCAATCTTACAAGAACTAGATGGTCTTTTCGGAAAGTTTGCCAAAGAAAGAAATGGAAACGAATCCTTTGGTGATTACATCAACCGCATTGGGATTCTAAAATAA
- a CDS encoding sulfate adenylyltransferase subunit 1, which translates to MDILRFITAGSVDDGKSTLIGRLLYDSKSIFQDQLEAIERAGQVNGQINLALLTDGLKAEREQGITIDVAYKYFSTPKRKFIIADAPGHVQYTRNMVTGASNSDLAIILIDARKGVIEQTYRHSYIVSLLRLPYVVVCVNKMDLVNFSEEVFLNIQKQYLEFAKDLDLKSIHFLPISALNGDNVVEASASMPWWKGKSLLHFLEEIEIHTEEESPAPRFPVQNVIRPQTTEYHDYRGYAGQIRSGHFTVGDSITVLPSGLTSKIKAIDTFDGPLTTAYAPMSVTIRLEDEIDVSRGDMLVVTGKEPVISQDLEAHICWMDQKVMTPGSKYLLRQTTNAVKASIRSLDYRVETSTHEKKEQTNLGLNEIGKVTIRTAKPIAYDPYSKIRGTGSFILVDEGTNQTVAAGMLL; encoded by the coding sequence ATGGATATTTTACGTTTTATTACAGCAGGTAGTGTAGACGATGGAAAATCAACTCTCATCGGACGTTTGTTATACGATAGTAAATCAATTTTCCAAGACCAACTAGAAGCAATCGAACGAGCAGGTCAAGTGAATGGCCAAATCAATCTGGCACTTCTCACGGATGGACTGAAAGCTGAAAGAGAACAAGGTATCACGATTGATGTTGCCTACAAGTATTTCTCAACTCCCAAACGTAAATTCATCATTGCTGATGCACCAGGCCATGTGCAATACACACGTAACATGGTGACAGGTGCTTCTAACTCAGATCTTGCCATCATCCTCATTGATGCAAGAAAAGGTGTGATCGAACAAACCTACAGACACTCCTACATTGTCTCTCTGTTACGACTTCCGTATGTGGTTGTTTGTGTGAACAAAATGGACCTCGTCAATTTTTCAGAGGAAGTGTTTTTAAACATCCAAAAACAATATTTGGAATTTGCTAAAGACTTAGATCTCAAATCCATTCACTTCTTACCTATCTCTGCCTTAAATGGAGACAATGTGGTAGAAGCTTCTGCATCTATGCCTTGGTGGAAAGGGAAATCTCTCCTTCACTTTTTAGAGGAAATTGAAATCCATACAGAAGAAGAGTCCCCAGCTCCAAGATTTCCTGTTCAGAATGTAATCCGTCCCCAAACAACAGAATACCATGATTATAGAGGTTATGCGGGCCAAATCAGAAGTGGTCACTTTACGGTAGGAGATTCTATCACGGTATTACCGAGTGGCCTCACATCCAAAATCAAAGCGATTGATACCTTTGATGGTCCACTCACCACTGCGTATGCACCCATGTCTGTGACCATTCGTTTGGAAGATGAAATTGATGTGAGCCGTGGTGATATGCTTGTTGTGACGGGAAAAGAGCCCGTGATCTCACAAGACCTCGAAGCACACATTTGTTGGATGGACCAAAAGGTGATGACACCAGGTTCCAAATACCTACTTCGCCAAACCACAAATGCAGTGAAGGCTTCCATTCGTTCCTTGGATTACAGAGTGGAAACAAGCACGCACGAAAAAAAAGAACAAACAAACCTTGGCCTCAATGAGATCGGAAAAGTTACCATTCGCACCGCAAAACCAATCGCGTATGACCCGTATTCCAAAATCAGAGGAACAGGAAGTTTCATCCTCGTGGATGAAGGAACCAACCAAACCGTAGCCGCAGGGATGTTATTGTAG
- the cysD gene encoding sulfate adenylyltransferase subunit CysD, translated as MTSNHRLSHLDQLESEAIYILREVAAQFERPALLFSGGKDSICLVHLALKAFRPGKFPFPLVHIDTGHNFDEALEFRDALAERIGEKLIVRYVQDSIDQGKAVEEKGKFPSRNAIQAVTLLDTIAEFKFDACIGGARRDEEKARAKERIFSVRDEFGSWDPKLQRPELWNIYNGKIHVGENVRVFPISNWTELDVWEYIRKEKIDLPSLYFSHQREIVWREELVFPVSKFISLDGNDKVETRTVRFRTVGDMTCTAAVESEANSVDDIIREIQVSRTTERGSRLDDKRSEAAMEERKKGGYF; from the coding sequence ATGACAAGTAACCATAGACTTTCTCATTTAGACCAATTGGAATCAGAAGCCATTTATATCTTACGAGAAGTAGCGGCTCAATTTGAAAGACCTGCCTTATTATTTTCGGGAGGAAAGGATTCCATTTGCCTTGTCCATCTTGCTCTAAAAGCCTTCCGTCCTGGTAAGTTTCCGTTTCCACTCGTTCACATTGACACAGGGCATAACTTTGATGAGGCGCTAGAGTTCCGTGATGCACTCGCTGAACGAATCGGAGAAAAATTAATTGTTCGTTATGTTCAAGATTCCATCGACCAAGGAAAAGCGGTTGAAGAAAAAGGAAAATTTCCGAGTCGTAATGCCATCCAAGCCGTAACCTTACTCGATACCATCGCTGAGTTTAAATTTGATGCGTGTATCGGTGGTGCTCGACGTGATGAAGAAAAAGCAAGAGCAAAAGAGAGAATTTTTTCTGTGCGAGATGAATTTGGATCATGGGATCCAAAACTCCAACGCCCAGAATTATGGAATATCTATAATGGAAAAATCCATGTAGGAGAAAACGTTCGTGTGTTTCCCATAAGCAACTGGACAGAACTCGATGTTTGGGAATACATCCGAAAAGAAAAAATCGACTTACCTTCATTGTATTTTTCTCACCAACGAGAAATTGTTTGGCGGGAGGAATTGGTGTTCCCTGTTTCCAAATTCATCAGTTTAGATGGTAACGACAAAGTGGAAACAAGAACCGTTCGGTTTCGCACAGTGGGAGATATGACCTGTACTGCGGCAGTGGAATCGGAAGCGAATTCCGTGGATGATATCATTCGTGAAATCCAAGTTTCACGCACCACAGAAAGAGGATCCCGTTTGGATGACAAACGTTCAGAAGCGGCTATGGAAGAGAGAAAAAAAGGCGGGTATTTTTAA
- a CDS encoding phosphoadenylyl-sulfate reductase, whose protein sequence is MGNLEVLTESYANRSLTDGLKKLASEFPNKVVFTTSFGLEDQAITHAILSEQIPIRIATLDTGRLFQETYDVWQKTNIRYGAKIEALFPNAKEIQSFTETHGPNAFYDSLDLRKECCRIRKLVPLDAILTGMEVWVTGLRKDQSGFRTEMSLFEKDPGRNLIKYQPLLHWSFEDTWKYIREHNVPYNVLHDKGFPSIGCAPCTRAIEPGEDFRAGRWWWEQESKKECGLHWIDGKLTKGKG, encoded by the coding sequence ATGGGAAATTTGGAAGTTTTGACAGAATCTTATGCCAATCGATCGCTCACCGATGGCCTAAAGAAACTCGCCTCTGAATTCCCAAACAAAGTCGTGTTTACGACGAGTTTTGGACTGGAAGACCAAGCCATCACCCATGCCATTCTTTCCGAACAAATCCCAATTCGCATTGCCACTTTGGACACCGGGCGACTCTTCCAAGAAACCTACGATGTTTGGCAAAAAACAAACATCCGTTATGGGGCAAAAATCGAAGCCTTATTCCCCAATGCCAAAGAAATCCAAAGTTTTACCGAAACCCATGGTCCTAATGCATTTTACGATTCCCTGGACTTACGAAAAGAATGTTGCCGCATCCGAAAACTTGTCCCTCTCGATGCCATTTTAACTGGAATGGAAGTTTGGGTGACGGGACTCAGAAAAGACCAGTCAGGGTTTCGAACAGAGATGTCATTATTTGAAAAAGATCCTGGAAGAAATTTAATCAAATACCAACCCCTCCTCCATTGGAGTTTTGAAGACACTTGGAAATACATCCGCGAACACAATGTTCCTTACAATGTCTTACATGACAAAGGATTTCCAAGCATTGGTTGTGCCCCTTGCACACGAGCCATTGAACCTGGAGAAGATTTCCGCGCTGGAAGATGGTGGTGGGAACAAGAATCGAAAAAAGAATGTGGGTTACATTGGATCGATGGAAAACTCACGAAAGGAAAAGGATAA